Genomic window (Mesotoga sp. Brook.08.105.5.1):
GCCGAGTACACACACATGCATTCATGGCTCACGATTTCATAGAAGCAAACTCTAACTAGAGCAAGTCGGGCTCAGTAGACAAGACTGTCTTGGAATCTTTACTAGCTTAAATTATTCTAACATTAGATACCGCGGAAACTCGTATTTGCAGCACTCTTAAGCGCAACGCCAGTTCTTAATCACATTGTTTCTCTGCCTTGGATATGCGGCCAGCTTCAAGGCTTTCGGCAATGTAGTTTGTATTCTGATATTATTCTATTGAGGTGATTGAATGTTCACAGTACTCTCAAAAGAGCGAATTTCGCCGGATACCTTTGATATCTGGCTTTCTCATCCCGAGATCTATAAATACGCGAAGCCCGGCCAGTTCCTGATAGTAAGGATAGACAAATACGGTGAGAGAATTCCTCTCACAATTGCGTCAACCGATAAAGGAAGGGTAAGAGTTATTGTGAAGGCCGTGGGCAAGAGTACCTACAAGCTATGCTCTTTGAGCGAGGGCGAATCAGTTGCGGATATCGTAGGCCCGCTAGGAAATCCCAGCGAGATAGAAAAGATTGGAACGGTCTGTGTAGTGGGCGGTGGTGTTGGCATTGCACCGTTGTTTCCTATTACCAGGGCACTGAAAGAGGCAGGAAATGAGGTTATAGGAATACTGGGCGCTGCAAAGAAGGAGCAGCTTATAATGCTGAATGAATTCAGACCATTTCTTGACAGGCTGTACATCACGACCGACGACGGTTCCCTTGGTTCAAAAGGAACGGTAACAAATCCTCTTAAGGAAGTTATCAAGGATCACCCACCAGCTTCAATCTGGGCAATAGGGCCCATGGTAATGATGAAGTTTGTCTCGCTTCTAGCCTCCCAGAATGACATACGATGCTGGGTCTCACTTAATCCGATCATGGTAGATGGGACGGGAATGTGCGGAGCCTGCAGAGCAGAAGTAGGGGGCGAGATGAAGTTTGCCTGTGTTCACGGACCGGAATTTGACGGCAGGTCGGTCAACTGGGACGAGCTCATCAAGAGGCAGTATCAGTACCGAGAAGAGGAGCAGATTGCTCTTGAGGAGTACATACGTGAATCGGGTGAGATTAATGCCTGAGAAATTCAAAGTTAAGATGAGAGAGTTAGATCCTTTAGAGAGAGTCAACAACTTCGAGGAGGTTGCCCTTGGCTACACCAAGGAAGAGGCAATTGCAGAGGCAAACAGATGTCTCCAGTGCAAGCACAAACCCTGTGTGAGCGGCTGTCCGGTGGGAATAGATATCCCCGGTTTCATCAAAGCACTGAGAGAGGGTGACATCGAGAAGAGCACAAAGATTTTGAAAGATGCCAACAACCTCCCAGCAATCTGCGGAAGAGTCTGCCCTCAGGAAAAGCAGTGTGAGCTTGCCTGCGTAGTGGGCAGGATCCCGGGCAGTGAACCTGTCGCAATCGGGAGACTGGAGAGATTCGTCGCCGACCAGAATATATCTCTCGAAACTGCCGTAAAACCGTCCGTAAACAAAAGAGTTGCCGTCATCGGTGCAGGTCCGGCCGGTCTAACGGTCGCAGCCGATCTCGCGAAAGAGGGTTTTTCGGTTACGGTCTTCGAAGCCTTCCATACTGCGGGAGGTGTGCTTGTTTATGGTATTCCCGAGTTCAGGCTTCCCAAAGAGATCGTTGCAAAGGAAGTTGAATTTGTGAAGGGCCTGGGAGTTGAATTCCGTTTCAATCAGATTGTAGGCCGAACGATTCCATTCGAAGAGATAAAAAACGAATTTGATGCAGTTTTCATTGGTATCGGGGCGGGCGCTCCTAGATTCATGGGAATACCGGGATCGAATCACAACAACATATTCTCCTCTTCCGAATACCTCACGAGGACCAACCTTATGAAAGCCTATCTCTTTCCAAGGTACGACACGCCTGTCAAGATAAAGGACAGGGTAGCCGTGATAGGGGCAGGAAATGTCACAATGGATGCGGCAAGGACGGCCAAAAGACTTGGAGCCAAAGAGGTTCATGTGGTCTACAGGAGAAGCGAAGAAGAAATGCCTGCAAGAATAGAGGAGTACCACCATGCCGTTGAAGAGGGGATAGTGTTTCACTGGCTGACCCTTCCCGTTGAGTACGAAGGGGACATAAACAACAACGTCACTGGAATGAAGTGCGTTAAGATGACTTTGGGTGAACCGGATGATTCGGGGAGAAGAAGGCCGATACAAATTGAGGGATCGGAATTCATCATGGAAGTGGATATGGTCATCGAAGCGATCGGGCAGACTCCAAACGCCATTCTGAAAGCCGGTTTTCCAGAGGTGAGACTGAATAGATGGGGCAGTATCGATGCCGATGAAGCCAGCGGCAAAGTCGATGAAGGCATCTACGCCGGCGGAGACATCGTGACCGGTTCCGCTACCGTTATAGAAGCCATGGGAGCAGGAAAGCGTTCTGCGAGAGCAATTAAGGCGTACTTGTTGCGCAAGTGATGTGCTTCATGATACCTGCGCCAGATCTTGAATGTAAATAATCACGGAAGACTATAGAGCAAAAAAACGCGAGAAGCCCGTCAATGGTTTTCTGCACCGAGACTCTACATTTCGGAGACAATTGCCGGCTCCTTTCAATAGAGTTTTTTTGTTCAAAGAATAGATCAACTCTCAAAACCAATCTGATAATCTGAGAATCATGGAATTCTGATATTTCTCTCGATAAAGGAGACTTCTCTTCGCAATGAAAAAAATGACGAAAAACAGCTTTCGGTGATACAGAGCTTTCATTCTTCTCCCTTTTTGGCGCGTCATATTCTCAAAATTCCTCGTGAGATACGATCATACCCGATCAACCTCTTTTATTCCCAGATGTTTAATCCGTTCTACCTAAAAGAGTGTTTTCAAATAGACTGTTGAGTTTGCTGGAATAATTTAGGTTCAGAAACTAACTAATTAGGAGGACTGAATTTGCCAATCTCTGAGAGAAGATCAGCTGGAGTACTCTCTGAACTTAGGGAAAGAAATCTTAAGACAGTAATGGACGTTGTATCAAGATACCAGCCCATATCAAGAACAAAGATTTCCAATTTGACAGGGATATCTTGTAAGCGCTGGCAAGACTTCTTCTGGTCTGGGAAAAAGGCAAGAACTTCTTTCCTTCAATCCCGGGAAAGCCTTCGTTATTTCGGTTGATGTCGGACTCGCAACAACTATAGTCGCCAGAGTCGATCTTTCAATGAATGTCACAGACAAGTGCGAAATCGGAACATCCGAGAGCCCGGAGAAATTCGCTTGCGAATTAGTGGACTGCATTTCAGATCTTTGCGACAAAGAAAACGAGCTTCCTTCGTATTTGGTGATCTCTGTACCGGGTCTTGTTCGCGGTGATTTGAGAACTGCAATTAATGTTCCCTTGCTCCATTGGACCGACCTCGTACTTGCAGAACTCGTTGAGAGCCGACTTAAGCTGAAAGGGCTAGATTCTCCGGTAATGAGCAACAACGATGCAAAACTGAGAGTTCTCGCTGAGGTAGCTCTTAAAAGGGACATTCCTGATGATTTTGCGAACATAGTTTACGCTCTTGTTAAGGAAGGAGTCGGAATTGGACTGTTCATCAACGGCAGTATATATGTTGGAAGTAATCATATTGCTGGCGAATTTGGGTACATGTCTATCGATCGAAACGGACCGGAATGTTCATGTGGAAGAAAGGGCTGTTGGCTTACTATGGTTGGCTCGAGAGAACTTGATGATCTCGTTATAAGTGAAAGACTTGATGATTACATCGAATCCTTCTCGATCGGTCTCATGAATATCGTAAACGGTCTTTATCCAGATCTGGTTGTAATTAGCGGTGCCCTTGAAGAATACCGGGACAGCGTTTTGCCTGCCCTGAAAACAAAACTGAAGAACAGCGCGCTCTTCGAACTGTCCTCGATGGAGATCGTTAAATCTGCTTTTGATGACAGAGAGGGCCCCATTTTTGGAGGGGCGTTGATGGGTTTGAGGAAGTATCTAAACATAGAAACGGGCGTTTTATAGCCCGAATTTGAAGAGAGATGATGACAGTTGAAACGTGGAGTAGTGCTCTTGATAGCATTGTGATTTTTACTTACTGGAGCTACAACACTAAGCGGCTCTCCGATCAGCTGGCTCAGCAAGGAGTAAGCGGAGCGGGGAAGAAATCCCTTGGTTGATGAGAGATAATAGGAATAGCTTGATTTCAGGTACTTGACAGGTCGAATCAACTGCCGTAAGAATTGAAAGATCTTCTGAATGAGACAGGAGGATGCAACGATTATCCTCCTGTTTTCAATCAATCTCGCGATGAAATTATTCATTAACCTTTTCAAAGGTTAGATGCTCTTAATAGGCAATTCAACGATTGTTGCCACTGCCGATTCTTCGTTCTTCACGAAGATCGTTCCTCCATGCAACTCGAGTATCCTTCTCGTTATGCTCAGCCCAAGTCCATTTTCGCCGCCGACTCCTTTGATGAATGGTTTGAAAAGCGTGGCCAGTCTTTCTTCTTCGATTCTTTCACCATCGTTTGCGAAGCGGATAACCACGTTCTCTTCTTTTTCATTGACTTCCATTGTGACCTCTATCGTATTTCTTGCATAGCGGATCTGATTGGAAAGAATGTTCTCTATCGCTATTGCCATTTGCTCTTCGTTTATTTGCTCAGTGATATTTCTCAGGTTCAGGTTCCAGTCTATGTCGTCTCTCTGGAAAGAAAAGCGCCCGACGGTATCTTCAATCAGTTCCGAAAGATTGACCTCTTCCGTCTCCAGGTTGTGACGCGACAGATACTCCAGTCTGGTGATAAACAGTAGATCCTTCACTCTCAGATCCATTCTCTGAATCTCTCTGTCAATAACATCTATCGCGCTATTTAGATCCCCACCAGGATAGATACCGTCTTTTATTGCCTGCGCGTAACTCCTGATAACCATTACAGGTGTTTTCAGCTCGTGCGAGATAAACTGGAGCATAGACTGCTGCTCTTTGTCCTGCTCGCTAAGACTCCTTCTCATGTTTTCAATTGAATCGGCAAGCTCTCCGATTTCGTCGCTTCTGTTCAAAGCAATCGGCTTATCCCAGTTTCTCTTGGATATCATTCTTACGTCTTCGGAGAGTCTCTTAAGAGGTTTAGTCATATATCTTGAGAAAACGATGATGACTATCAGACTTACCACGGTCATTATTGCCATCACCAGCAATAGTCTTGAGAGCAACGTCGATGAAAGAGTGTTCTTGTAGGTATCCCACATATAGGAAATCATTGTGACATCTCTTCCCGAAAGTTGACCGGACCGAACGACGTAGAAGAGACTCCTGTTGTTCAACCTGGCTTCATACCTCTCTGACGATGTGTTTTGAACCTCCGCATTAGCTCTTATAGAATCAATCACAGGCAGAATCTCAGGCACTATCGTTCCGCTGATTACAATTCCCTTCGAAGTTGTAGTCGGCGAAGAGACTTTCTCAGTATCTTCCTGTGTCCTGAATCTATGCAGATAATTGTCTATGAGGTCAAACTCTCTGTCGAAAACGACTATATGTCCAACGTCTCTAGCATTTTTAAAGCTGTTCGTGTCAATGTCTTCAAAAGGAATGAATCCTCCCTGTAACTCTATCAGCTTGACTTCCTGGGCGTACTCAATGGTCCTGTACGCCTCGGTGGTGAAGAAGTCTCTTATCGACCATCTAAAGACGATTCCCAAGAGGAGAAACAAAATCGCGAGAACGGTGGCAAACAGTAGCCAAAGCTTGTCAGATAAGCTCCAGGCCCTCATATGTTCACGCTCTTATATCCGAATCCATACACGGTTTCAATCTTGAACTCAGGCATCTTCTTCCTCAGTCTTCTAACCAAATCATCGACCGCTCTATCGCTTCCGTAATGGTCGTAACCCCAGACTTTGTCCAGGATCTGGTCTCTCGAAAAGGGCTTGCCTCTGCCGTTAACGAAAAGAAGAAGCAGGTCAAACTCCATTGAAGTGAGTTCGATGGCTCTAGATTCGTCATTTGTCTCTTCAATAACTGTTCTTCTCGCTTCATCGATTTTGTAGGGAGGAATAGTGATTACCCCTTCGGAATGACGGACCCTGTCGAGGATCTTCTTCACCCTTATAACTAGCTCTCTCGGAAGAAAGGGCTTGGGCATATAGTCGTCGCTTCCCATCTCAAGTCCTACAACTCTATCTATGTCTTTGTCTCTTGCGGAGATAAAGATTACCGGTATCACTGAATCTCTCTTTCTGATTTCTCTGAGGAGCTCGAATCCGTCAATTCCGGGAAGCATAATGTCAAGAATCCATATGTCTGGGGTGTCGTCTATTTCGTCGAAAGC
Coding sequences:
- a CDS encoding sulfide/dihydroorotate dehydrogenase-like FAD/NAD-binding protein translates to MFTVLSKERISPDTFDIWLSHPEIYKYAKPGQFLIVRIDKYGERIPLTIASTDKGRVRVIVKAVGKSTYKLCSLSEGESVADIVGPLGNPSEIEKIGTVCVVGGGVGIAPLFPITRALKEAGNEVIGILGAAKKEQLIMLNEFRPFLDRLYITTDDGSLGSKGTVTNPLKEVIKDHPPASIWAIGPMVMMKFVSLLASQNDIRCWVSLNPIMVDGTGMCGACRAEVGGEMKFACVHGPEFDGRSVNWDELIKRQYQYREEEQIALEEYIRESGEINA
- the gltA gene encoding NADPH-dependent glutamate synthase, producing the protein MPEKFKVKMRELDPLERVNNFEEVALGYTKEEAIAEANRCLQCKHKPCVSGCPVGIDIPGFIKALREGDIEKSTKILKDANNLPAICGRVCPQEKQCELACVVGRIPGSEPVAIGRLERFVADQNISLETAVKPSVNKRVAVIGAGPAGLTVAADLAKEGFSVTVFEAFHTAGGVLVYGIPEFRLPKEIVAKEVEFVKGLGVEFRFNQIVGRTIPFEEIKNEFDAVFIGIGAGAPRFMGIPGSNHNNIFSSSEYLTRTNLMKAYLFPRYDTPVKIKDRVAVIGAGNVTMDAARTAKRLGAKEVHVVYRRSEEEMPARIEEYHHAVEEGIVFHWLTLPVEYEGDINNNVTGMKCVKMTLGEPDDSGRRRPIQIEGSEFIMEVDMVIEAIGQTPNAILKAGFPEVRLNRWGSIDADEASGKVDEGIYAGGDIVTGSATVIEAMGAGKRSARAIKAYLLRK
- a CDS encoding ROK family protein, with the translated sequence MSVDVGLATTIVARVDLSMNVTDKCEIGTSESPEKFACELVDCISDLCDKENELPSYLVISVPGLVRGDLRTAINVPLLHWTDLVLAELVESRLKLKGLDSPVMSNNDAKLRVLAEVALKRDIPDDFANIVYALVKEGVGIGLFINGSIYVGSNHIAGEFGYMSIDRNGPECSCGRKGCWLTMVGSRELDDLVISERLDDYIESFSIGLMNIVNGLYPDLVVISGALEEYRDSVLPALKTKLKNSALFELSSMEIVKSAFDDREGPIFGGALMGLRKYLNIETGVL
- a CDS encoding HAMP domain-containing sensor histidine kinase, with the protein product MRAWSLSDKLWLLFATVLAILFLLLGIVFRWSIRDFFTTEAYRTIEYAQEVKLIELQGGFIPFEDIDTNSFKNARDVGHIVVFDREFDLIDNYLHRFRTQEDTEKVSSPTTTSKGIVISGTIVPEILPVIDSIRANAEVQNTSSERYEARLNNRSLFYVVRSGQLSGRDVTMISYMWDTYKNTLSSTLLSRLLLVMAIMTVVSLIVIIVFSRYMTKPLKRLSEDVRMISKRNWDKPIALNRSDEIGELADSIENMRRSLSEQDKEQQSMLQFISHELKTPVMVIRSYAQAIKDGIYPGGDLNSAIDVIDREIQRMDLRVKDLLFITRLEYLSRHNLETEEVNLSELIEDTVGRFSFQRDDIDWNLNLRNITEQINEEQMAIAIENILSNQIRYARNTIEVTMEVNEKEENVVIRFANDGERIEEERLATLFKPFIKGVGGENGLGLSITRRILELHGGTIFVKNEESAVATIVELPIKSI
- a CDS encoding response regulator transcription factor; this encodes MATRINLVEDERNLNNVLTSYLEKEGWEVRSFTNGSDAFDEIDDTPDIWILDIMLPGIDGFELLREIRKRDSVIPVIFISARDKDIDRVVGLEMGSDDYMPKPFLPRELVIRVKKILDRVRHSEGVITIPPYKIDEARRTVIEETNDESRAIELTSMEFDLLLLFVNGRGKPFSRDQILDKVWGYDHYGSDRAVDDLVRRLRKKMPEFKIETVYGFGYKSVNI